Within the Sulfurimonas aquatica genome, the region AGTTGGGTGTGGTGGAGGTTCAGAGTCTGCTCAGAGTAGCAATGAAGTCATTAAAGCAGCAAGCGATTTTGATGCTGCCGTAGAAATTAACATCTCTAGTACGCAATTGGGTGATGTGAATCTTGAAACTGATAACTTAGTAGATTACTACAAAATAGATCTCAACGCTACTGGAACTTATAGCCTTTACTTAGCGTCATTGGCGGGTGGGACGAATGTAAGCTATGTGTATCTGTTAAATGCAGAAGTATTCAATACTCAAGGGATTACTCAAGGCAAGGTGAAAGTGCAGTATGAATACTTTAACTCAACGGGAACTGAAAATGTAGTAGCCGAGTTTACTGCAAATACTATTGGCACTTACTATATAAAAGTTTACCGTGCTAGGTTTGATGAGCCTGATGCGATTGCCACCTCTTATAAATTTAGAATCGAACCATCTGTAGCCAATGGTCTTGAGCAAAACGCTGATCTCGAGTATAACGACACCTTCTCTCAAGCCGCACCGCTTACTCTAGAAAAATTTAGTGATGACGTCAATGGAACACTCAATACCACGCAAATAAGCGATCATTTTGATTGGTATGACCTCAAGGATTTAAAAGTTGGTAAATATACAATATTCTTTAAAAGTAGAGCCGGTACCATTAGTGCGCCTGGAGAAAATATAGTGGCGGATATATATAATAATAATGCTATCGCCTATACAAACTACAGAATGGATCTCTCATATGGATTGGACGGTGAGGGAAAATGGGATAGAAGAGTATTTGAAGTGACTACTCCAGGGAGTTATTTTTTAAGACTCTATAGAGTAAAGAGTAAAGCGGCAAGCTACTCCTTTAGAGTAGTTCCTTCAGTTGATAATGGACTTACACAAGATAGTAACGATGAGCCAAATGATGAGATACATCTCGCAAAAGAGATCAGTCTAAGTAGCAGTGATACGATGATAAGCAATAGTATTTCAACTACAGATATTTTAGACTCTAATGATTGGTATAAGTTCACTTCTGATATCTCTGGAAGCGTTAGTGTAAAAGTTGAAACGCTTAGTGCGACAGAGAGTGGCACGTATGGTCTACTTGTAGACCTTATAAATGAAAACGGAGTTGTTGTTAAGACCATACCTTCGAGCCAGTATACTCTTAGTAGTGCAAACTTATATATAAATGACACTTTTACTCTTGAGAATAATGCAACATACTATTTACACATCTACCGTACATATAATGTTAAAACAGCGTATAAAATCACCCTAACTAAATAGAAGCATTTTCATGAGTTTCTCCAACCAATTTAGTGGTTGCGGGAATTTCTCATATGCTATACAATACCCATAACTTAAACACCACAAAAGGATAAAGAGATGAGATACCTATTATTTTTACTAGCAATAAAGGCATTGGAGCTTCACGCGCAAACTTATGTAATGAGCGCGCAAGCAAAGAGTATTGAAGCGGCGACAGATAAGGCTTCCAAGAAGGCGGTAGTAGCCATGCATGAAGAGATATTAAATAAGATAGGCGGCTCTTGTAAGGATTACCCTGTAGAGATTAACAGTGAGGAGTATCAAGCAGACTTCATTATGTATAAAGAGCGAGTAATTACACCTAAGGGCTATAGAGTTCAAGCGGAGTTTGATCTCTTTCCTAAGGATGAGGAGCATACAAAAAAAGTTCTCCAAAGATGTGATGAAAAGAGAGAGGAGTATTGGCAGGGAGTAAAAACTGATGAGTTTATGCAGAAGTTTAGTCTAGGAGTAGGGGTGATGGGATGGACTTCAACTTTAGGCGCGGAGTTCTATCTTGAGTATCTTCATAAAGATGATGTTTCCATTACTCTTACAGGCTCAGTGCAAGACCCTTATATTAAAGAAGATAGTGGACCAAGCGCTGTAGATTTACAGAGTATAGCGACACTTGGTTTTGAGGTGAGGTATCTCTATTTTACAGCAGGGTTTGAAAAAGTGCTCTCCTATAGCGCTCCAACGGCGATACCAGAGAGTGATGCACCGAGCAGTTCTTTACTGTATGGAGTATCTTATAGATTTGATGATTGTAAAAAACTCTGTTTGAGTGAGGTTGGATTTGTATTTAAGTACTATAACGATAAAGAGAGTGGGGCAGGAGGACTTCGTGTACGCTACAACCTCTATTAGATTTCTTTTAGCGCTGCTACTATCGAGTTCGCTCTACTCGATGGAGCTCTACTGGAGTAAAGAGAGCAGACGCTATGAGACTCCAATAAGTGCGAATAAGCCTATCGAAGCTCTTCAGAGCGACTTCGCCAAACAGGTGCAAGAGTATATGAAGAGTCCAGCGCTGCTTAAAGAGAGTCTCAGCCGCGAGTTTATAAAAAAACCAATCTATCCAAAAAAGCCAAATAAACCTGTTTTGGGAAAGAGTAAGAAGGTACAAAGAAAACAGTTTGAGACTAAAGAGGAGTATAACTCAAGAAAGCAGAAGCTTCTAAAACAAAAAGAGCTTGAAGATAAAAAAGCGATAGAGCAGTATAACATTAGGCTTCAAAATTATAAAGAGAGGCTAGAGTATCTTAATGATAACTACAACAAGCAAGTTCTAGAGAGAAACGAGCGTATTAAAAAGGTCACCGCACTTCAAAGAGAAGAGCAGGCCAATATTAAAAAGCTTTTTTTAGAGAAAATGAGAAACCTACAAAGAGTCATTCCAATCTATGCTCAAAAGAGTCTTGCACGATATCTTGGTAAACCAAAACTATCATTTATAGAGTATGACGTAGATAAAGAGATAGCGCAACTCAAGCTATACTCCCAGTATAACAACTTTTCTCAACTTGTAAACATAGATATACAAAGGGATTCGATTTTAAAGCTCAAGGAGAATATAGAGAGTGTAGATATCTTTTATAAGTTAGAAGCCGGTGTGAAAGAGGGGAGCGAGAGTAGCATGTTTAGCAGACTAGCATTTAAATCACTTAATTTAGAGTATGACTCTAAAACCTATCTTGCTAGTATTGCTTCAGATAGTATGAAACTCTCCTACAATACAGAGATAATAGCACCGAAGGTAGCGATACTCAAAGAGGATGCAGTAGTACTCCAAGAGCTTATAGAGCAAGATGAAAAAAAAGAGGAGAGTTTATCTATAGAGAATATAGCATATAGAGTCACCCCTTTACATGGTGATGAACTCCTCAGTGAGATAAAGAGTCTCAAACCGGTAGAGGTAAATCCTAGAAAATGGCTATTTCTCATTGCCATAGAGAAATATGCTAAAACAGACTCGGTCGCGTATGCTAAAAATAGCGCGCTTAGTTTTATAGAGGTTGCTAAAAAAGCTCTCGGGGTGCCCCAGAATCAGATTATACGACTCATCAATGAAGAGGCGACCGCGGCGAGCATAAAAGATCAACTAAGGTACCTCTCTAAGAGAGTCCCCAAAGGAGATACTATTTACTTTTACTACTCTGGTCATGGTGTGCCAGATATAAGAGAGGGAAATAGGCCTTATTTGCTGCCACAAGATAAGATGGCGCAGTATGTCACAGAGGATAAGAAGTTGGCTCTTGAGAGTATCTATAAATCTCTTCAAAGAAGTAGGGCTTCTCGTGTGATAGCCTTCATAGATAGCTGTTTCTCAGGCTCCACTGATAATAAAACACTCTTTAGTGGAGTAGCCGCTAGTAGACTACAAGCAAGAGCACCTGAGTTAAAAAGTAAAAAGATAGTTGCACTCACCGCCGGGCGACATGATCAGTTCTCTAATATGTATAAAGAGAAAGAGCACCGCCTCTTTAGCTACTACCTTATAAAGTCTCTTATTAGAGGAGAAAAAAATATAGCGGATATATATAACTTCGTTCGCAGCAGTGTTCGAAGTAAATCACTCCAGATGGGAGACCTTTATGAGCAAGAACCTACCTTACAAGGGAGCAGGAGGATAGAATTATGAAAATGGGAGCACTCTATATAGTATGCATTTTTATTTTTAGCGCATGCTCGCAGACAAACTTAGAAGTAAAAAAGAGAAGTTTACCTGAGTGGTATGGAGCAATGAGTGTTGCAGCTGGATATCAGATAGGGTATGGATCAGGTGATACTCTTGAAAATGCAAAAACAGCAGCAAGAGCAGATCTTGCAGCACAGAGTAATATCACTGTTTCAAGTAGATTCACTTTAAATGAAATAAGCAAAAAGGAGAGCATTAACTTAAATAGTCAGAGCAGCATATATGAGAGAGTAAAAGGAGTCGAACTTAATAATGTGGAGATTCTAAAATCAAAGCTTCACAACAATAGATACTTCGTAGCGCTGCAATCTTACTTTGATACAAAACTAAAATGGGTAGAGCAGACTATAAAAAACGAAAACTTTAGAGATGTGATGAGTGAGAATAATCCACTTTACTTTACACTATTCTCAGAGGAACTGCAAGCCTCTTTAGGGTATATACCAGACTATAGAGTGAGCATTAATAATAAAAGAGTTTATCTGCATCTTGCAGATAAAACTATTGCACTCAATGATAGCGATGTTTTAAAACTAAAGTTTGAGAAAAAGAGCCCGGTAATTGAGATGCATTTCTCTGTAGGCGATACCATCTTAAGTGGTGGAAGCTATAAGATAGATGTAGATATAAAAGAGCAGGGCTACTTCACACTA harbors:
- a CDS encoding caspase family protein → MYATTSIRFLLALLLSSSLYSMELYWSKESRRYETPISANKPIEALQSDFAKQVQEYMKSPALLKESLSREFIKKPIYPKKPNKPVLGKSKKVQRKQFETKEEYNSRKQKLLKQKELEDKKAIEQYNIRLQNYKERLEYLNDNYNKQVLERNERIKKVTALQREEQANIKKLFLEKMRNLQRVIPIYAQKSLARYLGKPKLSFIEYDVDKEIAQLKLYSQYNNFSQLVNIDIQRDSILKLKENIESVDIFYKLEAGVKEGSESSMFSRLAFKSLNLEYDSKTYLASIASDSMKLSYNTEIIAPKVAILKEDAVVLQELIEQDEKKEESLSIENIAYRVTPLHGDELLSEIKSLKPVEVNPRKWLFLIAIEKYAKTDSVAYAKNSALSFIEVAKKALGVPQNQIIRLINEEATAASIKDQLRYLSKRVPKGDTIYFYYSGHGVPDIREGNRPYLLPQDKMAQYVTEDKKLALESIYKSLQRSRASRVIAFIDSCFSGSTDNKTLFSGVAASRLQARAPELKSKKIVALTAGRHDQFSNMYKEKEHRLFSYYLIKSLIRGEKNIADIYNFVRSSVRSKSLQMGDLYEQEPTLQGSRRIEL
- a CDS encoding LPP20 family lipoprotein, translated to MKMGALYIVCIFIFSACSQTNLEVKKRSLPEWYGAMSVAAGYQIGYGSGDTLENAKTAARADLAAQSNITVSSRFTLNEISKKESINLNSQSSIYERVKGVELNNVEILKSKLHNNRYFVALQSYFDTKLKWVEQTIKNENFRDVMSENNPLYFTLFSEELQASLGYIPDYRVSINNKRVYLHLADKTIALNDSDVLKLKFEKKSPVIEMHFSVGDTILSGGSYKIDVDIKEQGYFTLLSIDENHIVSVDIANKRVYANNSITYPNDRNLEAEIINYESEVLQQYLALICKKQLNLVGFEKTDMNYEKSSDALYFPSLFYIIEGCEYSSKILRIIEE